A genomic segment from Hyalangium gracile encodes:
- a CDS encoding FHA domain-containing protein has translation MGFQLKIAEGKDAGKEFEFDQDSVLIGRTPECDVVLYDAGVSRKHCRIFEEGNRFLIEDMGSSNGTKVNGSPITKKRALEDGDQLTLGPVVFVFGELAAEPEPEPNTDAAIQAPPPEGEGSTRIVSADKVKPRAKNKGEALKPEGDDADPENLASLQRSATRALPAMRPRTSSGARSGASSAAIERAAPASPAPRRAPASSAGNAVERSAPARAGGLSAAERARIKRESPGGIAQIKLFWLEASTNVRRGVIGGALVLAALIIGGAYWSVMTGPTIIGPGDEPDALSNQPISDSFGLGVGVTWQRADLKTFTWEYAAATRAVVIIHYQAQGISQGEVVVTVNGVDVGPVPPDTLASRDRSLELMVPPNLLKKGETNRITFDNTKNPPGEDEWRIWNVWVEKALLPDLPPNQLEVEARNAYERGKQNFQRADVGARNRYEAWKSFREAWLLLEAHPEPKPDLYFEARDRMKDAQQELDKTCAKLLLETEGYYNQKNFAAAKHTLEYIREYFPEYDQPCATHAENKRAEYGL, from the coding sequence ATGGGCTTCCAGCTGAAGATCGCCGAGGGCAAGGACGCGGGCAAGGAGTTCGAGTTCGATCAGGACTCGGTCCTGATCGGGCGAACTCCCGAGTGCGACGTCGTGCTCTACGACGCTGGTGTGTCGCGCAAGCACTGCCGCATCTTCGAGGAGGGCAATCGCTTCCTCATCGAGGACATGGGCAGCTCCAACGGCACCAAGGTGAATGGCTCGCCCATCACCAAGAAGCGGGCGCTGGAGGACGGGGATCAGCTGACGCTGGGGCCGGTGGTGTTCGTCTTCGGGGAGCTGGCGGCGGAGCCCGAGCCGGAGCCCAACACGGACGCGGCCATCCAGGCCCCGCCGCCGGAGGGCGAGGGCAGCACGCGCATCGTCTCGGCGGACAAGGTGAAGCCGCGCGCGAAGAACAAGGGCGAGGCGCTCAAGCCGGAGGGTGACGACGCCGATCCGGAGAACCTGGCCAGCTTGCAGCGCTCGGCCACGCGCGCGCTGCCCGCCATGCGTCCGCGCACCTCCAGCGGAGCCCGCTCGGGTGCGTCCTCCGCGGCCATCGAGCGCGCCGCGCCGGCCTCGCCCGCGCCCAGGCGTGCGCCCGCCTCCAGCGCTGGCAACGCGGTGGAGCGCTCGGCGCCGGCTCGCGCGGGTGGCCTGTCCGCCGCCGAGCGCGCCCGCATCAAGCGCGAGTCGCCGGGCGGCATCGCGCAGATCAAGCTCTTCTGGCTCGAGGCCAGCACGAACGTGCGCCGCGGCGTCATCGGCGGCGCGCTGGTGCTGGCGGCGCTGATCATCGGCGGGGCGTACTGGTCGGTGATGACGGGGCCCACCATCATCGGTCCGGGGGACGAGCCGGATGCGCTCTCCAACCAGCCCATCTCGGACTCGTTCGGCCTGGGCGTGGGTGTCACCTGGCAGCGGGCGGACCTGAAGACGTTCACCTGGGAGTACGCGGCCGCCACGCGCGCGGTGGTCATCATCCACTACCAGGCGCAGGGCATCTCCCAGGGCGAGGTGGTAGTGACGGTGAACGGCGTGGACGTGGGCCCGGTGCCTCCGGACACGCTGGCCAGCCGCGATCGCTCGCTGGAGCTGATGGTTCCTCCCAACCTGCTGAAGAAGGGGGAGACCAACCGCATCACCTTCGACAACACGAAGAACCCGCCGGGCGAGGACGAGTGGCGCATCTGGAACGTGTGGGTGGAGAAGGCGCTGCTGCCGGATCTGCCGCCGAACCAGCTGGAGGTGGAGGCGCGCAACGCCTACGAGCGCGGCAAGCAGAACTTCCAGCGCGCGGACGTGGGCGCGCGCAACCGCTACGAGGCGTGGAAGTCCTTCCGCGAGGCGTGGCTGCTGCTGGAGGCCCACCCGGAGCCCAAGCCGGACCTCTACTTCGAGGCCCGCGACCGCATGAAGGACGCGCAGCAGGAGCTGGACAAGACGTGCGCCAAGCTGCTGCTGGAGACCGAGGGCTACTACAACCAGAAGAACTTCGCGGCGGCCAAGCACACGCTGGAGTACATCCGCGAGTACTTCCCCGAGTATGATCAGCCCTGCGCCACGCACGCGGAGAACAAGCGCGCGGAGTACGGGCTGTAG